One window of Brachybacterium ginsengisoli genomic DNA carries:
- a CDS encoding FecCD family ABC transporter permease, whose protein sequence is MAGTGLLLLALLLVRVLVGTPMVPIDLALRAISGEVVPGYSFIVVDHRLPAAVVALLAGVSFGLSGTVFQTLLRNPLASPDVIGVTLGSSAGAVLAMAFLGADGRALFWCALLGGLATAGLLLLVSGAGGPGASGGADNRFVLVGIGVAAALSALISYLLTRLSLQSAGDALHWLIGSLSSSTWDRAAVLGGALLVLVPVLALLVTRLRILQLGDDTATSLGLPVPRTRVALVLVAVALTALTVAVTGPLSFVAFLAGPIAQRLAGRPSFPLAAVVGAVIVLLADVIGQNLIPGTELPAGVVTGALGAPVLLWMIARTSTSGSGR, encoded by the coding sequence ATGGCGGGCACCGGCCTGCTGCTGCTCGCCCTGCTCCTGGTGCGGGTGCTGGTGGGCACCCCGATGGTCCCGATCGACCTCGCGCTGCGGGCGATCAGCGGGGAGGTGGTCCCCGGATACTCCTTCATCGTGGTCGACCACCGCCTGCCCGCCGCCGTCGTCGCGCTCCTCGCCGGCGTCTCCTTCGGACTCTCCGGCACCGTGTTCCAGACGCTCCTGCGCAACCCGCTGGCCAGCCCCGACGTGATCGGCGTGACCCTCGGCTCCTCGGCCGGAGCCGTGCTGGCCATGGCGTTCCTCGGAGCCGACGGACGGGCCCTGTTCTGGTGCGCCCTGCTGGGAGGTCTCGCCACCGCCGGACTGCTGCTGCTGGTCTCCGGAGCCGGTGGGCCGGGAGCCTCGGGCGGTGCGGACAACCGGTTCGTGCTGGTCGGGATCGGGGTCGCGGCGGCCCTCAGCGCCCTCATCTCCTACCTGCTCACGAGGCTGTCCCTGCAGTCCGCAGGCGACGCGCTGCACTGGCTGATCGGCTCCCTCTCCTCCTCCACCTGGGACCGCGCCGCCGTGCTGGGCGGGGCGCTGCTGGTGCTGGTCCCGGTGCTGGCGCTGCTGGTGACGAGGCTGAGGATCCTGCAGCTCGGCGACGACACCGCCACCAGCCTCGGTCTTCCGGTGCCCCGCACCCGGGTGGCGCTGGTCCTGGTGGCGGTGGCGCTGACCGCGCTCACGGTCGCGGTCACCGGGCCCCTCTCCTTCGTGGCCTTCCTCGCCGGGCCGATCGCCCAGCGTCTCGCAGGCCGTCCCAGCTTCCCGCTCGCCGCCGTGGTGGGAGCCGTGATCGTGCTGCTCGCCGACGTCATCGGGCAGAACCTCATCCCCGGCACCGAGCTGCCCGCGGGCGTCGTCACCGGCGCGCTCGGGGCCCCCGTCCTCCTGTGGATGATCGCCCGCACCTCGACCTCCGGATCCGGAAGGTGA
- a CDS encoding SIP domain-containing protein, which translates to MALIEAQHLHLAYDRREVVRDLSLTLPEGQITIIVGANGSGKSTLLRGLSRLLTPTSGGVLLDGRDLHSLRGKELARRLGLLPQTPVAPDGVTVRELVSRGRFPHQGLIPQWSEQDERAVAEALAATRTDVLQDRLLEELSGGQRQRVWIAMALAQQTEVLLLDEPTTYLDVTHQLEVLDVVRDLNRERGITVGIVLHDLNLAARYADHLIAVRSGEIHSQGSPSEVITEQMAHEVFALDAHIAPDPVTGTPMVLPLGRDRTAAPHRPQEDPVPTATAASTATTTETAASSSDAAATTSGAALVPALEHSSMLALDLTVAGRRALCPSLVRFTLAGPDLEHFGTGSHPLDLRVKLIVPGTRPSGDHFAPVRPGGLLDPETQTEWYRTWLQIDPADRGWMRTYTVREQRAAGHPGNITEHPEIDIDMVLHLDPVEVPGQGVASRWARDAQVGDSITLLGPNRHLVGPEYGGIEFRPGSARTVLLVGDETAVPAIGSILEALPDSITGHALLEVPHAEDEQALLSRSGVQVTWLPREGRPHGELLDAAVRRVMSENAQAFRDTAADTAPQEPQEPQELEDVDVDETILWETTTGHGTFYAWLAGEAGVIKTLRRHLVSELGLDRKQVSFMGYWRLGRPEH; encoded by the coding sequence ATGGCACTGATCGAAGCCCAGCACCTGCACCTGGCGTACGACCGCCGGGAGGTCGTCCGCGACCTCTCGCTGACGCTGCCCGAAGGACAGATCACGATCATCGTGGGCGCGAACGGCAGCGGGAAGTCGACCCTGCTGCGCGGTCTCTCGCGCCTGCTCACCCCCACCAGCGGCGGTGTGCTGCTGGACGGTCGGGACCTCCACTCGCTGCGCGGCAAGGAGCTCGCCCGTCGCCTCGGGCTGCTCCCGCAGACCCCGGTGGCGCCCGACGGCGTCACGGTGCGCGAGCTCGTCTCCCGCGGCCGCTTCCCCCACCAGGGGCTGATCCCGCAGTGGTCGGAGCAGGACGAGCGGGCCGTGGCCGAGGCGCTCGCCGCCACTCGCACCGACGTGCTCCAGGACCGGCTGCTCGAGGAGCTCTCCGGCGGCCAGCGCCAGCGGGTGTGGATCGCGATGGCCCTCGCCCAGCAGACCGAGGTGCTGCTGCTGGACGAGCCCACCACCTACCTCGACGTCACCCACCAGCTCGAGGTGCTCGACGTTGTCCGCGACCTGAACCGCGAGCGCGGCATCACCGTGGGCATCGTGCTGCACGACCTCAACCTCGCCGCGCGCTACGCCGACCACCTGATCGCCGTCCGCTCCGGCGAGATCCACTCCCAGGGGTCCCCGTCCGAGGTCATCACCGAGCAGATGGCCCACGAGGTCTTCGCCCTGGACGCCCATATCGCCCCCGACCCCGTCACCGGCACCCCGATGGTGCTGCCGCTGGGACGGGACCGCACCGCCGCACCCCACCGACCCCAGGAGGATCCCGTGCCCACCGCCACCGCCGCGAGCACCGCGACGACCACCGAGACCGCCGCATCGAGCAGCGACGCCGCCGCCACGACCAGCGGGGCCGCCCTCGTGCCCGCGCTCGAGCACTCGAGCATGCTCGCCCTCGACCTCACCGTCGCCGGGCGCCGCGCCCTGTGCCCCTCTCTGGTGCGGTTCACCCTCGCCGGTCCAGATCTCGAGCACTTCGGCACCGGCTCCCACCCGCTGGACCTGCGGGTGAAGCTCATCGTGCCCGGGACCCGTCCCAGCGGCGACCACTTCGCCCCGGTGCGTCCCGGCGGGCTGCTCGACCCCGAGACGCAGACCGAGTGGTACCGCACCTGGCTCCAGATCGATCCGGCCGACCGCGGCTGGATGCGCACCTACACAGTGCGTGAGCAGCGGGCCGCCGGCCATCCCGGCAACATCACCGAGCACCCCGAGATCGACATCGACATGGTGCTGCATCTCGACCCCGTCGAGGTCCCCGGTCAGGGCGTCGCCTCGCGCTGGGCCCGGGACGCGCAGGTGGGGGACAGCATCACCCTGCTGGGCCCCAACCGTCACCTGGTGGGACCGGAGTACGGCGGCATCGAGTTCCGTCCCGGCTCCGCCCGCACGGTGCTGCTGGTGGGCGACGAGACCGCGGTCCCCGCGATCGGCTCGATCCTCGAGGCCCTGCCCGACTCGATCACCGGCCACGCCCTGCTCGAGGTGCCGCACGCCGAGGACGAGCAGGCCCTGCTCAGCCGCTCGGGGGTGCAGGTGACCTGGCTGCCTCGCGAGGGGCGCCCGCACGGCGAGCTGCTCGACGCCGCGGTGCGCCGCGTGATGAGCGAGAACGCGCAGGCCTTCCGGGACACCGCGGCCGATACCGCCCCACAGGAGCCGCAGGAGCCGCAGGAGCTCGAGGACGTCGACGTCGACGAGACGATCCTGTGGGAGACCACCACCGGCCACGGCACGTTCTACGCCTGGCTCGCGGGGGAGGCCGGCGTGATCAAGACCCTGCGCCGCCACCTGGTCAGCGAGCTGGGGCTGGACCGCAAGCAGGTCTCCTTCATGGGCTACTGGCGACTGGGCCGACCCGAGCACTGA
- a CDS encoding CDP-glycerol glycerophosphotransferase family protein: MSETASPTTGSGHRMTVPWARMVSLRRRLTQTVFALLPLVLLAAGLPPVLAVLPAAYPLFILIRRGVRRLRQHVTRAGLTGEHGIRLLLGLLPLSVAWSLSTAGPIGWIALSLFAVLPLAELVVTRVAPGRKLRVSNLPGIQDTRPPKFAVNLVLVLDLSVTVLATLLLLVGVPAGALMILPLIALGLAGASALDSYRRIRESVDSDNGLYAAVEAYDPRFVLYYGVPSGSAYQVGMWIEHLERIGEKFIVVLRRTSAFREISRLTDAPVVVRTNIWQLDDVITPQMTTAFYVNNSAPNVHLVRYPHMTHVQLLHGDSDKASSFNPVTALYDRIFVAGQAAIDRYENNGVLIPAEKFTIVGRPQVETVEQQGPQNLPVRTVLYAPTWEGHYADTNYGSLPVGPDLVRALLARGMRVVFRPHPFSYRNPEATAKIREIHQLLAESVAAGGPEHLYRAAAEKHLDAFGCFNAADAMISDVSSVVPDFLYSGKPYGLITMTSTVEEFERAFPLARSAYVMTRGLENLEDALEELLVTDTKADLRRSTREYYLGPFAPENYADAFLDAARQVVRVDRKPVTAMDASIDEDDNGGAGHADDETAAAVADGDAEAALEEHLLEER; encoded by the coding sequence ATGAGCGAGACCGCGAGCCCGACGACAGGATCCGGGCATCGGATGACGGTGCCCTGGGCGCGGATGGTGAGCCTGCGCCGGCGCCTCACCCAGACGGTCTTCGCCCTCCTCCCCCTGGTGCTGCTCGCGGCGGGGCTCCCGCCGGTTCTGGCCGTGCTGCCGGCCGCCTATCCCCTGTTCATCCTCATCCGGCGCGGCGTGCGGCGGCTGCGCCAGCATGTGACCCGCGCCGGCCTGACCGGCGAGCACGGGATCCGCCTCCTGCTCGGCCTGCTCCCGCTCAGCGTCGCCTGGTCGCTGAGCACCGCGGGGCCGATCGGGTGGATCGCCCTGTCGCTGTTCGCCGTGCTCCCGCTCGCCGAGCTGGTCGTCACCCGGGTCGCCCCGGGCCGCAAGCTCCGCGTGAGCAACCTGCCGGGCATCCAGGACACCCGCCCGCCGAAGTTCGCGGTGAACCTGGTGCTGGTCCTCGACCTCTCGGTGACCGTCCTGGCGACCCTCCTGCTGCTGGTCGGCGTCCCCGCGGGCGCGCTGATGATCCTGCCGCTGATCGCCCTGGGGCTGGCCGGCGCCTCCGCGCTGGACTCCTACCGCCGGATCCGCGAGTCGGTGGACTCGGACAACGGGCTCTACGCGGCCGTGGAGGCCTACGATCCCCGGTTCGTCCTCTACTACGGCGTGCCCTCCGGCTCCGCCTACCAGGTCGGCATGTGGATCGAGCATCTCGAGCGGATCGGCGAGAAGTTCATCGTGGTGCTGCGCCGTACCTCGGCGTTCCGCGAGATCTCGAGGCTCACCGATGCGCCCGTCGTGGTGCGCACGAACATCTGGCAGCTCGATGACGTCATCACCCCGCAGATGACCACCGCGTTCTACGTCAACAACTCCGCGCCCAACGTCCACCTGGTGCGCTACCCCCACATGACCCATGTCCAGCTGCTGCACGGCGACAGCGACAAGGCCTCGAGCTTCAACCCCGTCACCGCGCTGTACGACCGGATCTTCGTGGCCGGCCAGGCGGCGATCGACCGCTACGAGAACAACGGCGTGCTCATCCCGGCGGAGAAGTTCACCATCGTGGGCCGTCCCCAGGTGGAGACGGTCGAGCAGCAGGGCCCGCAGAACCTGCCCGTCCGCACCGTGCTCTACGCACCCACCTGGGAGGGCCACTACGCGGACACCAACTACGGCTCCCTCCCCGTCGGTCCCGACCTGGTGCGAGCGCTCCTGGCGCGCGGCATGCGGGTCGTCTTCCGACCGCACCCCTTCAGCTACCGGAACCCGGAGGCGACCGCGAAGATCCGCGAGATCCATCAGCTGCTCGCGGAGTCGGTGGCCGCCGGCGGCCCCGAGCACCTGTACCGGGCCGCCGCGGAGAAGCATCTGGACGCCTTCGGATGCTTCAACGCCGCCGACGCGATGATCTCCGACGTCTCCTCCGTGGTCCCGGACTTCCTCTACTCGGGCAAGCCGTACGGCCTGATCACGATGACCTCGACGGTCGAGGAGTTCGAGCGGGCGTTCCCGCTCGCACGCTCCGCGTACGTCATGACCCGTGGGCTGGAGAACCTCGAGGACGCTCTCGAGGAGCTGCTGGTGACCGACACCAAGGCGGATCTGCGCCGGTCCACCCGCGAGTACTACCTGGGCCCCTTCGCCCCCGAGAACTATGCCGATGCCTTCCTCGACGCCGCCCGGCAGGTGGTCCGGGTGGATCGCAAGCCCGTCACCGCGATGGATGCGTCGATCGACGAGGACGACAACGGCGGGGCAGGGCACGCCGATGACGAGACGGCCGCCGCCGTCGCGGACGGCGACGCCGAAGCGGCGCTCGAGGAGCACCTCCTCGAGGAGCGGTGA